One Coffea arabica cultivar ET-39 chromosome 5e, Coffea Arabica ET-39 HiFi, whole genome shotgun sequence DNA segment encodes these proteins:
- the LOC140006622 gene encoding probable polyol transporter 4, translating to MGIHDNNNITVNGVFGGDMEMSALPLGSKNKYKRMDSELTDGDDDSHNHHHQLEDRSKTTRKFVLACAIFASLNNVLLGYDVGVMSGAILFIHQDLNITEVQEEILIGILSIVSIFGSLAGGRVSDAIGRKWAMGLAAVIFQAGAAVMAAAPSFEILMIGRILAGIGIGFGVMIAPVYIAEISPTVARGSLTSFPEIFINIGILLGYVSNYAFSGLPAHINWRIMLVVGIVPSVLIAFALFVIPESPRWLVVQNRVEEARSVLLKTNENDAEVEERLAEIQLAAGNTTDAQNHEDKPVWRELLSPSPALRRMLLTGFGIQCYQQVTGIDATVYYSPEIFKAAGMQGESKLLAATVAVGVTKTVFILVATFLIDKVGRKPLLYASTIGMTACLFTVAISLSLLGHGSLGIALAILSICGNVAFFSVGMGPVCWVLTSEIFPIRFRAQASALGAVGNRVCSGLVAMSFLSVSRAITVAGTFFLFSAISATSVAFVYMIVPETKGKSLEQIEKMFEKGYESQGGEVQLGDAERLMQKQ from the exons ATGGGAATCCATGATAATAACAATATTACTGTGAATGGAGTTTTTGGCGGAGATATGGAAATGTCTGCTCTGCCTTTGGGATCTAAGAATAAGTACAAAAGAATGGATTCTGAATTGACTGATGGTGATGATGATTCAcataatcatcatcatcaattgGAAGATAGGAGTAAGACTACAAGGAAGTTTGTTTTGGCTTGTGCTATTTTTGCATCTCTCAACAATGTCCTCCTTGGATATG ATGTAGGTGTCATGAGTGGTGCAATCCTATTCATTCATCAAGACTTGAATATAACAGAGGTGCAGGAAGAAATTCTGATTGGTATCTTGAGCATTGTTTCAATTTTTGGTAGTTTAGCTGGTGGAAGAGTATCAGATGCCATTGGCAGAAAATGGGCCATGGGCTTAGCTGCTGTCATCTTCCAAGCAGGAGCAGCAGTAATGGCTGCAGCCCCTTCATTTGAGATACTAATGATAGGAAGAATATTGGCCggaattggaattggatttggAGTCATGATTGCACCTGTTTATATTGCGGAGATATCACCTACTGTTGCTAGAGGCTCACTCACCTCCTTTCCAGAAATTTTCATTAATATCGGAATTCTTCTTGGTTATGTCTCTAATTATGCATTTTCCGGGCTTCCAGCACACATAAATTGGAGGATAATGCTGGTTGTGGGAATTGTGCCCTCCGTTTTGATAGCATTTGCTTTATTTGTAATCCCCGAGTCACCAAGGTGGTTGGTTGTGCAGAACCGAGTTGAAGAAGCTAGGTCTGTTCTGttaaaaacaaatgaaaatgaTGCAGAGGTGGAGGAGAGgttagcagaaattcaattggCTGCTGGAAATACTACTGATGCACAAAACCATGAAGACAAGCCTGTCTGGCGTGAACTTTTAAGCCCTTCTCCTGCACTGCGCAGGATGTTACTCACTGGGTTTGGAATCCAGTGTTACCAACAGGTTACTGGTATTGATGCAACTGTTTATTATAGTCCCGAGATCTTTAAAGCTGCTGGTATGCAGGGCGAATCAAAGCTTCTTGCTGCTACGGTAGCTGTGGGTGTTACAAAGACGGTATTTATACTTGTAGCGACTTTTTTAATTGACAAAGTTGGAAGGAAGCCTCTGCTGTATGCAAGCACAATTGGGATGACTGCATGTTTGTTCACAGTGGCAATCAGCCTCTCTTTACTAGGACATGGATCTCTGGGGATTGCTTTGGCAATACTGTCAATTTGTGGAAATGTAGCATTCTTTTCCGTGGGGATGGGTCCAGTTTGCTGGGTGTTGACATCTGAAATATTTCCTATAAGGTTTCGTGCTCAAGCATCAGCGCTTGGAGCTGTGGGTAATAGGGTGTGCAGTGGTCTGGTTGCCATGTCCTTCCTCTCTGTTTCTCGTGCAATTACCGTGGCTGGAACCTTTTTTCTCTTTAGTGCAATTTCAGCTACCTCTGTTGCCTTTGTTTACATGATTGTTCCAGAAACGAAAGGCAAATCTCTCGAGCAGATCGAGAAGATGTTTGAGAAAGGATACGAGTCGCAAGGAGGTGAAGTGCAGCTTGGAGATGCTGAACGTTTAATGCAGAAACAATAA